One genomic region from Euzebya tangerina encodes:
- a CDS encoding DNA alkylation repair protein has translation MAEPLKNSFGIPVVREIATMIDDAASRASVPFDPDAFTEAAGAGFDDLELTPRARQVAAVMADHLPADRAVALAVLEDSFGPPLAETGEEGMAPFRYLPFVFFVADHGHDHLEAALAFQKAVTTRFTAEFSIRSYLEGPHRDATLARLRRWAGDPDEHVRRLVSEGSRPRLPWAPRLRSFIEDPAPVLALLEELRHDPSEYVRRSVANNLNDIAKDHPDTVVAVAQRWWSDIDHRAARAGDQQALRERWMIRHALRTLIKQGDADALAVLGFHAASPIAIATAEVAPSELVIGEAVDIRVTLHNPSDQPGAGLLDLRLHFVKADGRTSPKVFKGAEVELDPGEERTVRKRVRLNQQSTRTHYPGTHQIDALLNGVATEIGAFELRQP, from the coding sequence ATGGCTGAGCCCCTCAAGAACAGCTTCGGCATCCCTGTCGTGCGTGAGATCGCGACCATGATCGACGACGCCGCCTCGCGGGCCTCGGTCCCGTTCGACCCCGACGCCTTCACCGAGGCGGCGGGTGCCGGGTTCGACGACCTCGAGCTCACGCCACGGGCCCGGCAGGTCGCGGCCGTGATGGCCGATCACCTCCCCGCCGATCGCGCAGTGGCCCTGGCCGTGCTCGAGGACTCCTTTGGACCACCGCTGGCCGAGACGGGGGAGGAGGGCATGGCGCCGTTCCGCTACCTGCCGTTCGTGTTCTTCGTGGCCGATCACGGCCACGACCACCTCGAGGCCGCGCTCGCCTTCCAGAAGGCGGTCACCACTCGGTTCACCGCCGAGTTCTCGATCCGCAGCTACCTGGAGGGGCCGCACCGAGATGCGACGTTGGCGCGGCTGCGCCGCTGGGCCGGCGACCCCGACGAGCATGTGCGACGTCTGGTGTCGGAGGGGAGCCGGCCCCGTCTGCCCTGGGCGCCTCGACTGCGGAGCTTCATCGAGGATCCCGCCCCCGTGCTGGCGCTGCTCGAGGAGCTGCGACATGACCCCTCGGAGTACGTCCGACGCTCGGTGGCGAACAACCTCAACGACATCGCCAAGGACCACCCCGACACCGTCGTTGCGGTTGCGCAGCGGTGGTGGTCCGACATCGACCATCGCGCCGCCCGTGCCGGTGATCAGCAGGCCCTCCGTGAACGCTGGATGATCCGCCACGCACTGCGGACGCTCATCAAGCAGGGCGACGCTGACGCGCTGGCCGTGCTCGGCTTCCACGCCGCCTCACCGATTGCGATCGCGACTGCCGAAGTCGCACCGAGTGAGCTGGTGATCGGCGAGGCGGTCGACATCCGAGTGACCCTGCACAACCCCTCGGATCAACCGGGGGCCGGGCTGCTGGACCTCCGGCTGCACTTCGTGAAGGCCGACGGTCGTACCAGCCCGAAGGTGTTCAAGGGCGCGGAGGTGGAGCTCGACCCCGGCGAGGAGCGGACGGTCCGCAAGCGTGTGCGCCTCAACCAGCAGTCGACCCGGACCCACTACCCGGGCACCCACCAGATCGACGCGCTGCTGAACGGGGTGGCGACGGAGATCGGGGCGTTCGAGCTTCGCCAGCCGTGA
- a CDS encoding DUF1772 domain-containing protein, with translation MTALAHTPATHLAASPSAALPLLVARKTWPIRVAMVFSGMLAGFFFTYQISVLPGLELVDDATYVQTFQAVNETIRNAPFAAIFFGTGPVLVAALVLVRDQGRRMVAVTAAALLCYLAVLGITFAGNIPLNNTLAIVTDLSPSGAAAARAAFEGPWNQLNLIRTVLAVAVPVLLAVAPRR, from the coding sequence ATGACCGCTCTGGCCCACACCCCGGCGACCCACCTCGCCGCGAGCCCGTCTGCCGCACTCCCCCTGCTCGTGGCCCGCAAGACCTGGCCGATCAGGGTTGCGATGGTCTTCTCCGGCATGCTGGCCGGGTTCTTCTTCACCTACCAGATCTCGGTCCTACCCGGCCTCGAGCTGGTTGATGACGCGACCTACGTCCAGACCTTCCAAGCGGTGAACGAGACCATCCGCAACGCGCCCTTCGCGGCGATCTTCTTCGGCACCGGGCCGGTGCTGGTCGCGGCGCTGGTCCTCGTCCGTGACCAGGGACGCCGGATGGTGGCGGTGACGGCGGCCGCGCTGCTGTGCTACCTCGCCGTCCTCGGCATCACCTTCGCGGGCAACATCCCGCTCAACAACACGCTGGCCATCGTGACCGACCTCTCGCCGAGCGGTGCGGCCGCGGCCCGCGCGGCGTTCGAGGGACCGTGGAACCAGCTGAACCTGATACGGACGGTCCTGGCGGTGGCGGTGCCGGTGCTGCTGGCGGTGGCGCCACGGCGGTAG
- a CDS encoding TetR/AcrR family transcriptional regulator, with translation MGDSRRGRLPAAEREQRRQQVLDAAFAELLDQGFAKVTMLGIAERAGASKETLYRWFGSRDGLFSAMIQANADASAARVRAALDEPADPRQTLIGFASGLLRLLTGSRSVALNRAAMESPELARLLLESGRLRVGPLVEQYLSHLRDEGVLAFDDAEEAFRLLYGLTISDAQIRVLLHDTPPTPDEIERRAAAAVDQFLVLLAPRAR, from the coding sequence ATGGGAGATTCACGACGTGGGCGGCTGCCTGCTGCAGAGCGCGAGCAGCGCCGTCAGCAGGTCCTCGACGCAGCGTTCGCCGAGCTGCTCGATCAGGGCTTCGCCAAGGTCACGATGCTCGGCATCGCCGAGCGCGCTGGCGCCTCGAAGGAGACGCTGTACCGCTGGTTCGGCAGCCGTGACGGGCTGTTCAGCGCGATGATCCAGGCCAACGCCGACGCCTCGGCGGCCCGTGTCCGGGCGGCGCTGGACGAACCGGCCGATCCACGGCAAACGCTGATCGGCTTCGCCTCAGGGCTCCTCCGCTTGCTGACCGGCAGCCGATCGGTCGCCCTCAACCGGGCAGCCATGGAGTCCCCGGAGCTCGCCCGCCTGCTCCTCGAGTCCGGCCGACTGCGGGTCGGCCCGCTGGTCGAGCAGTACCTCTCACACCTTCGCGACGAGGGCGTCCTGGCCTTCGACGATGCCGAGGAGGCCTTCCGACTGCTCTACGGACTGACGATCAGCGACGCCCAGATCCGCGTGCTCCTGCATGACACCCCACCCACACCGGACGAGATCGAGCGCCGCGCGGCAGCGGCGGTCGATCAGTTCCTGGTCCTGCTCGCACCACGTGCGCGGTGA
- a CDS encoding DUF1801 domain-containing protein, producing the protein MEISETTPDAYLESLDGEAGEVMRAVDDTIVAAMPERVRVLWEGTFWGGSEQTIIGYGDIVQSRPKGPDVEWFLVGLARQKATYSLYVNAAADGTYLGHAYAERLGAVKLGAANVSFKRLEDLDLDGLTAMLQEADRITPPDRR; encoded by the coding sequence GTGGAGATCAGTGAGACCACCCCCGATGCCTACCTCGAGTCACTCGACGGAGAGGCCGGGGAGGTGATGCGCGCGGTGGACGACACGATCGTCGCCGCGATGCCCGAGCGTGTGCGCGTCCTCTGGGAGGGGACGTTCTGGGGCGGCTCGGAGCAGACCATCATCGGCTACGGCGACATCGTCCAGTCTCGGCCCAAGGGGCCCGATGTCGAGTGGTTCCTGGTCGGCTTGGCCCGCCAGAAGGCGACCTACAGCCTCTACGTGAACGCCGCCGCTGATGGGACCTATCTCGGTCACGCCTACGCCGAGCGGCTCGGCGCAGTCAAGCTGGGCGCCGCCAACGTGTCGTTCAAGCGGCTCGAGGACCTGGACCTGGACGGCCTGACGGCGATGCTGCAGGAGGCGGACCGGATCACGCCGCCCGACCGCCGCTGA
- a CDS encoding DUF937 domain-containing protein, which yields MATPSEEILSNVSISRLAQRLGTDEATAREAAEAALPTLLAGMTRQARDPQQRQGLATAVQRDHDPAVLEHDDPLDRVDAADGQKILGHVFGDDRGRVENELQGFLGGSGGGLMSKVLPMLAPLVMSYLAGKMFEGGGGQPRPAEGGGGGLGDILGSVLGGGPSGGDGRPGGSTGGRNAEIGDILGDVFGGSRSREESSSGGGGGLGDILGQLGGKAGGGGGLDDLLGSILGGRR from the coding sequence ATGGCAACGCCGAGCGAAGAGATCTTGTCCAACGTGTCCATCAGCCGACTGGCCCAGCGGCTCGGTACCGATGAGGCGACGGCCCGCGAGGCGGCCGAAGCGGCACTGCCGACGCTCCTGGCAGGCATGACCCGCCAAGCCCGTGACCCGCAGCAACGGCAGGGCCTGGCCACCGCCGTTCAGCGAGACCACGACCCCGCTGTCCTGGAGCACGACGACCCACTCGACCGGGTCGATGCCGCGGACGGGCAGAAGATCCTCGGGCATGTCTTCGGGGATGATCGAGGGCGCGTCGAGAACGAACTGCAGGGGTTCCTCGGCGGCAGTGGCGGCGGCCTGATGTCGAAGGTGCTGCCGATGCTCGCGCCGCTGGTGATGAGCTACCTGGCTGGGAAGATGTTCGAAGGCGGCGGCGGGCAGCCTCGTCCGGCCGAGGGTGGCGGCGGAGGTCTCGGCGACATCCTCGGCTCGGTGCTGGGCGGTGGGCCGAGCGGCGGTGACGGTCGGCCGGGCGGCTCGACCGGTGGCCGGAACGCCGAGATCGGCGACATCCTGGGCGACGTCTTCGGGGGATCGCGTTCGCGTGAGGAGTCCTCGTCGGGCGGCGGCGGTGGGCTCGGGGACATCCTCGGCCAGTTGGGCGGCAAGGCCGGTGGCGGCGGCGGGTTGGATGATCTGCTCGGTTCGATCCTTGGAGGACGTCGCTAG
- a CDS encoding VanW family protein translates to MSDPSFPTVTVRSGRNRQLWIIVALTAVVVALAAAAALRVAFSQLPPGTTVAGVDVRTPSDATNVARDISNQLISLPVELSTTAGSTTVPAGQLGAQLDVEALSMAAEEGTGADAWTDRFTGGGRLELPVEVTVAGGNLDPIVADVSSDPVDGDVTIAAGQIETTEPVVGIRVEPQQVTTAVTPRLVELAEVPAAEWPRPLTVPIEGEEIEPAVTQASVDAAVAELERIAEAEIELVTSVVPEDAQTVEGVGVPTREDASIVVTGPQLLELMQTRVDPDAIQVQRLQIIPNVENPPAALEEFLDDADVVPDMTVSVENRSPTPPREGPQGTGPGGPADQPRLADVTGITGDLVAEVRRPGLDADVEATITAIVEAAVAGASSAEVQGQPITDADPALLGITTPVSTYTTFFTPGEARVTNITRIAQILDGTLVPPGGNLEINHAVGERTEADGFVPSGAILEGEFITDVGGGVSQFATTFFNAMWFAGLDIITHTPHSFYFERYPAGREATIDFPGVDLEFNNNTPYWVLVDTATTADSVTVTFWSTPYFEVTQSIGPRVPVEGGAFQLAIERLAVAPEIPDPRDPEEIIPAISDDDRFVHAYGNPP, encoded by the coding sequence GTGTCTGATCCGTCCTTCCCCACCGTCACCGTGCGGAGTGGGCGCAACCGTCAGCTGTGGATCATCGTCGCACTGACCGCTGTGGTCGTCGCGCTCGCTGCAGCGGCCGCACTCCGGGTCGCCTTCTCACAACTGCCGCCTGGAACCACCGTGGCCGGCGTCGACGTTCGAACTCCGTCCGATGCGACCAACGTCGCTCGGGACATCAGCAATCAGCTGATCTCCCTCCCGGTGGAGTTGTCCACGACCGCTGGGTCGACCACCGTCCCTGCCGGCCAGCTCGGTGCACAGTTGGATGTCGAGGCGCTCTCGATGGCGGCGGAGGAGGGAACGGGGGCCGACGCGTGGACCGACCGCTTCACCGGCGGAGGGCGCCTTGAACTCCCGGTCGAGGTGACCGTGGCGGGCGGCAACTTGGATCCCATCGTGGCCGACGTGTCCTCCGACCCTGTGGACGGCGACGTCACCATCGCGGCCGGTCAGATCGAGACCACCGAGCCGGTGGTCGGCATCCGCGTGGAGCCGCAGCAGGTCACCACGGCGGTCACCCCCCGACTGGTCGAGTTGGCGGAGGTTCCAGCTGCGGAGTGGCCCCGCCCCCTGACCGTCCCGATCGAGGGCGAGGAGATCGAGCCCGCGGTCACGCAGGCCAGCGTCGACGCGGCCGTCGCGGAGCTGGAGCGGATCGCCGAGGCCGAGATCGAGTTGGTGACGTCCGTGGTGCCGGAGGATGCCCAGACCGTGGAGGGTGTGGGCGTGCCGACCCGCGAGGACGCCTCGATCGTGGTGACGGGACCACAGCTGCTCGAGCTGATGCAGACCCGGGTTGATCCTGACGCGATCCAGGTCCAGCGATTGCAGATCATCCCGAACGTCGAGAACCCACCGGCGGCGCTCGAGGAGTTCCTCGACGACGCCGACGTCGTGCCCGACATGACCGTGTCCGTCGAGAACCGGTCGCCCACACCTCCACGTGAGGGGCCGCAGGGGACCGGCCCGGGCGGACCAGCGGACCAGCCGCGCCTGGCTGACGTCACCGGGATCACCGGCGACCTGGTCGCCGAGGTCCGCCGCCCCGGTCTTGACGCCGACGTCGAGGCGACCATCACCGCCATCGTCGAGGCGGCAGTTGCAGGGGCCTCGAGCGCCGAGGTGCAGGGGCAGCCGATCACCGACGCCGACCCGGCTCTGCTCGGCATCACGACGCCGGTCAGCACCTACACCACGTTCTTCACGCCCGGTGAGGCACGGGTGACCAACATCACCAGGATCGCCCAGATCCTGGACGGCACGCTGGTGCCACCGGGCGGGAACCTGGAGATCAACCACGCGGTCGGGGAACGGACGGAGGCCGACGGGTTCGTTCCCTCCGGGGCCATCCTGGAGGGGGAGTTCATCACTGACGTGGGGGGCGGCGTCAGCCAGTTCGCGACCACGTTCTTCAACGCGATGTGGTTCGCCGGGCTCGACATCATCACCCACACGCCCCACTCCTTCTACTTCGAGCGGTACCCGGCCGGTCGTGAAGCCACGATCGACTTCCCCGGCGTCGACCTCGAGTTCAACAACAACACGCCGTACTGGGTGCTGGTGGACACGGCCACGACGGCCGACTCGGTGACGGTGACGTTCTGGTCGACGCCCTACTTCGAGGTGACCCAGTCGATCGGGCCCCGTGTGCCGGTCGAGGGTGGTGCGTTCCAGCTGGCCATCGAACGGCTGGCGGTCGCCCCCGAGATCCCCGACCCGCGTGATCCCGAGGAGATCATCCCGGCCATCAGCGACGACGACCGGTTCGTGCACGCCTACGGCAACCCGCCGTAG
- a CDS encoding NAD-dependent epimerase/dehydratase family protein encodes MPHANHQPTGDLITVLGATGGIGRAIVDELMTTPGRRVRAVSRSATTSNLPAAVETHDADMMDPAGVKEACADAAVIVMSAQPPYPRWASDWPTMLDSVIEATAATGARLVFVDNLYAYAPAQGVITERSPEHATDTKGKLRAQMGQQLLAAHRDGRIRVTIGRFTDYFGPGASNSGLSMLALNPAAKGKTMRAMFDLDQPHAFHYLPDAAACFVRMIDSDAGDGDIWILPTTPAKTQREVFAIVNDLLPKPVRVGRVGPLAMRIGGLFDPMIRESRSVQVQFDRPWEVDGSAFEETYGAAPRTDLRQALQATLAHEMSYGGLP; translated from the coding sequence ATGCCACACGCAAACCACCAGCCCACCGGAGACCTCATCACGGTCCTCGGCGCAACCGGCGGCATCGGTCGCGCGATCGTCGACGAACTGATGACCACGCCCGGCCGTCGTGTCCGCGCCGTCAGTCGAAGTGCAACGACCTCGAATCTGCCGGCGGCGGTCGAGACCCACGACGCCGACATGATGGATCCCGCGGGTGTCAAAGAGGCGTGTGCCGACGCTGCGGTGATCGTCATGTCGGCCCAGCCCCCGTACCCCCGGTGGGCATCGGACTGGCCGACGATGCTCGATAGCGTCATCGAGGCGACAGCCGCCACCGGGGCACGGCTGGTCTTCGTCGACAACCTCTACGCCTACGCCCCCGCGCAGGGCGTCATCACCGAGCGCTCACCAGAGCACGCGACCGACACCAAGGGCAAGCTCAGGGCTCAGATGGGGCAGCAACTCCTGGCCGCCCATCGCGACGGGCGCATCCGCGTGACCATCGGCCGCTTCACCGACTACTTCGGTCCTGGCGCGTCCAACTCGGGTCTGTCGATGCTGGCCCTCAACCCCGCAGCCAAGGGCAAGACCATGCGCGCGATGTTCGACCTCGATCAGCCCCACGCCTTCCACTACCTGCCCGACGCCGCTGCCTGCTTCGTCAGGATGATCGACAGCGACGCGGGTGATGGCGACATCTGGATCCTTCCGACGACCCCTGCCAAGACCCAACGAGAGGTCTTTGCCATCGTCAACGACCTGCTGCCCAAGCCGGTCCGGGTCGGCCGTGTCGGACCGCTGGCCATGCGGATCGGCGGCCTGTTCGACCCGATGATCCGCGAGTCGCGCTCGGTGCAGGTCCAGTTCGATCGGCCCTGGGAGGTCGACGGGTCAGCGTTCGAGGAGACCTACGGCGCGGCGCCTCGCACCGACCTGCGGCAGGCGCTGCAGGCGACGCTGGCCCACGAGATGAGCTACGGCGGGTTGCCGTAG
- a CDS encoding TetR/AcrR family transcriptional regulator yields the protein MPTSADVQPEGRRARLRREAIEQIKTAALDQVRTKGAADVSLRAIAREAGMSPAGLYRYFDGRDALLTALIADSFDRLAATITAATDRKETQDHSARLLAAMRAYREWGVSHPHEFGLVFGNPIPGYAAPPDGATVVAMSGVSVALFTPLLTLWAEGRVAIPSSFEDTRWAEPIAGLADEIAGLMGGMEVPARVAGMMLAVWGRLHGIVSLEVFGQLDWVYPDGSGQLFEAEMAALLSTVLR from the coding sequence GTGCCGACCTCAGCAGATGTGCAACCAGAAGGCCGCCGAGCTCGCCTACGCCGTGAGGCGATCGAGCAGATCAAGACCGCCGCGCTGGACCAGGTGCGGACCAAGGGCGCCGCCGACGTCTCGCTACGAGCGATCGCCCGTGAGGCGGGGATGAGCCCCGCTGGTCTGTACCGCTACTTCGACGGTCGAGATGCACTGCTGACGGCCCTGATCGCCGACTCCTTCGACCGTCTGGCGGCGACCATCACGGCCGCCACGGACCGCAAGGAGACGCAGGACCACAGCGCTCGCCTGCTGGCTGCGATGCGGGCCTATCGCGAGTGGGGCGTCAGCCACCCGCACGAGTTCGGGCTGGTGTTCGGCAACCCGATCCCCGGCTACGCCGCGCCGCCCGACGGCGCCACCGTCGTCGCCATGAGCGGCGTGAGCGTCGCCCTGTTCACGCCCCTGTTGACGCTGTGGGCCGAGGGTCGGGTGGCCATCCCATCGTCCTTCGAGGACACCCGATGGGCTGAGCCGATCGCCGGACTGGCCGACGAGATCGCGGGGCTGATGGGCGGGATGGAGGTGCCTGCCAGGGTGGCCGGGATGATGCTCGCGGTCTGGGGGCGCCTGCACGGCATCGTGTCGCTGGAGGTGTTCGGGCAGCTCGACTGGGTGTACCCGGATGGGTCTGGACAGCTGTTCGAGGCCGAGATGGCCGCGCTGCTGTCCACGGTGCTCCGCTAA
- a CDS encoding BREX system Lon protease-like protein BrxL, whose protein sequence is MDRIHAYLAGRDVLKLNPSFFTHPFGFVSDFLAECWTHLRRSTVSSMRTL, encoded by the coding sequence ATGGACCGCATCCACGCCTACCTCGCCGGGAGGGACGTCCTCAAGCTCAACCCCTCGTTCTTCACCCACCCTTTCGGGTTCGTGAGCGACTTCCTCGCCGAGTGCTGGACCCACCTGCGGCGGAGTACCGTCAGCAGCATGCGAACGCTGTGA
- a CDS encoding cytochrome P450 family protein — protein sequence MTQDLPRIDPSGVDITASTFKADPFPFYAQLRQTAPVAQVNAGKRMGSAWILTRYDDVTALLRDDRFAKNPADAMTRAQYRRAPKIPGGPFKPLQTGLLSVDPPDHTRLRRLVSSAFTPRMIEELREDVQVLADQLLDAALRKDTIDLIADYATPLPLIVIGRMLGVPESDATRFHRWWQTFVTAGDGGSSALRVVPTLLRMLRFMRRLVKERTRSPKDDLVSALAVAHQDGDRLSEDEVVAMIFLLLSAGHETTVNLLGSGTLALLQHPEQLALLRDDPSVGTTAVEELLRFVAPVETATERYALGDVTLHDVTIPRGELVLGVIASANRDPAHFTDPDTLDLRRSPNPHLAFGKGIHYCVGAPLARMEGAIGLQTLLRRAPEIRLAVPPEQLRWRSSFLVRGLESLPVTLAGGR from the coding sequence GTGACCCAGGACCTGCCGAGGATCGACCCGAGCGGCGTGGACATCACCGCCTCGACCTTCAAGGCCGACCCCTTTCCCTTCTACGCCCAGCTGCGGCAGACCGCGCCGGTCGCGCAGGTCAACGCCGGCAAGCGGATGGGATCCGCCTGGATCCTCACTCGCTACGACGACGTCACCGCACTGCTGCGAGACGACCGGTTCGCCAAGAACCCGGCCGACGCGATGACCCGGGCGCAGTATCGGCGGGCACCCAAGATCCCGGGCGGGCCGTTCAAGCCGCTCCAGACCGGCCTGCTCTCCGTCGACCCGCCCGACCACACGCGCCTGCGGCGGCTGGTCAGCTCCGCGTTCACCCCCCGGATGATCGAGGAGCTGCGCGAGGACGTCCAGGTGCTGGCCGATCAGCTCCTCGACGCCGCCCTGCGCAAGGACACCATCGACCTGATCGCCGACTACGCCACCCCGCTGCCGCTGATCGTCATCGGACGCATGCTCGGCGTCCCGGAGTCCGACGCCACCCGCTTCCACCGTTGGTGGCAGACGTTCGTGACGGCCGGGGATGGCGGCAGCAGTGCCCTCCGGGTCGTCCCGACGCTGCTGCGCATGCTCCGGTTCATGCGCCGCCTGGTCAAGGAGCGAACTCGCTCGCCGAAGGATGACCTGGTCAGCGCGCTGGCCGTCGCGCATCAGGACGGGGACCGCCTGAGCGAGGACGAGGTCGTGGCCATGATCTTCCTGCTGCTCAGCGCCGGCCACGAGACGACCGTGAACCTGCTGGGCAGCGGGACGCTGGCACTGCTGCAGCACCCCGAGCAGCTGGCCCTGCTCCGGGACGACCCGTCGGTCGGCACGACGGCGGTCGAGGAGCTGCTGCGCTTCGTCGCCCCGGTCGAGACCGCCACCGAGCGCTACGCCCTCGGGGACGTGACCCTCCACGACGTCACCATCCCTCGCGGAGAGCTGGTGCTCGGGGTGATCGCCTCCGCCAACCGCGACCCGGCGCACTTCACCGACCCCGACACCCTGGATCTGCGGCGTTCTCCCAACCCGCACCTGGCGTTCGGCAAGGGCATTCACTACTGCGTGGGTGCGCCGCTGGCGCGCATGGAGGGCGCCATCGGCCTGCAGACGCTGCTCCGCCGCGCGCCGGAGATCCGACTGGCGGTGCCGCCCGAGCAGCTGCGCTGGCGCTCCAGCTTCCTCGTGCGGGGCCTCGAGTCCCTGCCCGTCACGCTCGCCGGGGGTCGCTGA
- a CDS encoding TetR/AcrR family transcriptional regulator, whose protein sequence is MSSRPTPKPADMRQRILQTAGRLFAERGYDATSVRQIAAELGIANPSLYHHFPSKGDLLAELLRGPLDRVTSALAEAEDLTGEARTRRIVEGMVQAVLLHGGVAATALQSPAGTSEDVRRALADAGRPDVTSVLASTITTDRQELRISMAMGAVEGAIRGLAEASGEADPTDLQHDIVELVMRLLVDP, encoded by the coding sequence ATGAGTTCACGACCGACGCCGAAGCCGGCCGACATGCGCCAGCGGATCCTCCAGACCGCCGGGCGCCTATTCGCCGAGCGCGGGTACGACGCGACGTCGGTGCGTCAGATCGCCGCCGAGCTCGGCATCGCCAACCCGTCGCTGTACCACCACTTCCCCTCCAAGGGCGACCTGCTGGCCGAGCTGCTGCGCGGGCCGCTTGACCGCGTCACCAGCGCGCTGGCCGAGGCGGAGGACCTGACCGGCGAGGCGCGGACGCGACGCATCGTGGAGGGCATGGTCCAGGCCGTCCTCCTGCACGGCGGGGTCGCCGCCACGGCGCTGCAGAGCCCGGCCGGGACCAGCGAGGACGTCCGTCGCGCCCTGGCCGACGCCGGCCGTCCGGACGTGACGAGCGTCCTGGCGAGCACCATCACCACAGACCGTCAGGAGCTGCGGATCAGCATGGCCATGGGTGCCGTCGAGGGGGCGATCCGAGGCCTGGCCGAGGCGTCCGGGGAGGCCGACCCGACCGACCTCCAGCACGACATCGTCGAGCTCGTCATGCGCCTGCTGGTCGACCCGTGA
- a CDS encoding AAA family ATPase has product MDVSPFPFHGPLRPELVRGRDDLLGRLVEQVSSRRPTVLVAPRRFGKTSLLRRLDAELAETVTTIFVDLYQLRSWADLAARLDDGLSKVTTEHRAILEQIAAGFEINLGFVKASLTGRKRDDGDLTADRLLDVVITMAQRTPTLLILDEFSSIVRVDGAAGLLRTKLQQHFDEVGLIFAGSEPSTMRMLFSDTDQPFYAQADLLNLGGLDRHVVQEVVSNGFAGRPPRGLAAKILQVAGGHPQRTMQLADAAWRLRNDIDDDDELWELALGDVRDATADGFELRFAELSSADQAVLRLVASDSPLFGNTAALLGLSASSADRARKSLVGSGQLDTDEDGLSVVDPFFGDWIRTRFSL; this is encoded by the coding sequence ATGGATGTATCGCCGTTCCCGTTTCATGGGCCGCTGCGACCCGAACTCGTCAGGGGTCGCGACGACCTACTCGGCCGGCTCGTTGAGCAAGTCTCGTCCCGACGGCCGACGGTCTTGGTCGCACCTCGTCGGTTCGGCAAGACCAGTCTCCTTCGCCGCCTCGATGCTGAGCTGGCCGAAACCGTCACCACGATCTTCGTGGACCTCTACCAACTTCGGTCGTGGGCAGACCTGGCGGCACGACTGGACGACGGATTGTCGAAGGTCACTACCGAGCACCGCGCGATCCTCGAGCAGATCGCCGCTGGGTTCGAGATCAACCTTGGCTTCGTGAAGGCCTCCCTCACCGGACGGAAGCGCGACGACGGAGACCTCACGGCGGACAGGCTGCTGGACGTGGTCATCACGATGGCACAGCGAACGCCCACGTTGCTGATCCTCGACGAGTTCTCCTCGATCGTTCGGGTGGACGGTGCCGCAGGGCTGCTGCGAACCAAACTGCAGCAGCACTTCGACGAGGTCGGACTGATCTTCGCGGGGTCCGAACCCTCAACCATGCGAATGCTCTTCAGCGACACCGACCAGCCGTTCTACGCCCAAGCTGATCTGCTGAACCTCGGCGGGCTGGACAGGCACGTCGTCCAAGAGGTGGTCAGCAACGGCTTTGCCGGCCGCCCACCACGAGGACTGGCGGCAAAGATACTGCAGGTCGCTGGTGGTCACCCGCAACGAACCATGCAGCTAGCCGATGCGGCGTGGCGGCTGCGCAACGACATCGATGACGACGACGAGCTTTGGGAACTGGCACTTGGGGACGTCCGGGACGCCACCGCAGACGGATTCGAGCTTCGATTCGCAGAGCTGTCCTCCGCCGACCAGGCCGTCCTTCGCCTGGTCGCGTCGGACTCGCCACTCTTCGGGAACACTGCTGCCCTGCTGGGGCTGTCCGCCTCCTCAGCAGATCGGGCACGCAAGTCGCTGGTCGGCAGCGGCCAACTGGACACCGACGAGGACGGCCTGTCGGTCGTGGACCCGTTCTTCGGCGACTGGATACGCACTCGGTTCTCCCTCTGA